In a genomic window of Brassica rapa cultivar Chiifu-401-42 chromosome A10, CAAS_Brap_v3.01, whole genome shotgun sequence:
- the LOC103845479 gene encoding uncharacterized protein LOC103845479 — protein MTHLTHSLPFFFSCLSMLLCLSTAGSRPAHGPAYLNPYAFSPEAYDFFHPKASLPNNIPPRDSPSSSSLSPSPSPSKASNVETDTQGSKFSSEEHTNESIREEEGRGETVGIVLGVSFAAFVLMGAYFVIKKRRANRTRTIVIQSNA, from the coding sequence aTGACACACCTAACTCATTCTTTgcccttcttcttctcctgctTGTCTATGCTTCTATGTTTGTCCACTGCAGGAAGCAGACCTGCTCATGGTCCAGCTTATCTAAACCCCTATGCTTTCTCTCCCGAAGCTTACGATTTCTTTCACCCAAAAGCATCACTTCCTAACAATATTCCACCAAGAGACTCGCCTTCTTCGTCTTCACTTTCACCTTCACCATCACCTTCAAAGGCCTCTAATGTAGAAACAGATACACAAGGAAGTAAATTTTCATCAGAAGAGCACACGAATGAGAGTatcagagaagaagaaggacgAGGAGAAACCGTTGGAATAGTGTTAGGCGTTTCTTTCGCGGCTTTTGTTTTGATGGGAGCTTACTTTGTGATCAAGAAACGACGAGCAAATAGAACCCGCACGATTGTAATCCAGTCTAATGCttga
- the LOC103845480 gene encoding LOW QUALITY PROTEIN: probable aquaporin PIP2-4 (The sequence of the model RefSeq protein was modified relative to this genomic sequence to represent the inferred CDS: inserted 2 bases in 1 codon), giving the protein MAKDLEVQEGGATAARDYVDPPPAPLLDMEEFGKWSLYRAVIAEFVXTLLFLYVSVLTVIGYKAQTDANAGGVDCGGVGILGIAWAFGGMIFVLVYCTAGVSGGHINPAVTFGLFLARKVSLVRTVLYIVAQCLGAICGCGLVKAFQSSYYTRYGGGANELADGYNKGTGLGAEIIGTFVLVYTVFSATDPKRSARDSHIPVLAPLPIGFAVFMVHLATIPITGTGINPARSLGAAVIYNQEKAWDDQWIFWVGPMIGAAAAALYHQFVLRAAGIKSLGSFRSSA; this is encoded by the exons ATGGCAAAGGACTTGGAGGTGCAAGAGGGCGGAGCAACGGCGGCGAGAGATTATGTTGATCCTCCTCCCGCTCCATTGTTGGACATGGAGGAGTTTGGGAAGTGGTCGCTCTACAGAGCGGTCATAGCTGAGTTTGT GACACTTCTCTTCCTTTACGTCTCAGTCCTCACCGTAATCGGGTACAAAGCTCAGACCGACGCAAACGCCGGAGGAGTTGACTGCGGCGGCGTTGGAATATTGGGGATTGCATGGGCTTTCGGTGGAATGATTTTTGTTCTCGTTTACTGTACCGCCGGTGTCTCCG GTGGTCATATAAATCCGGCTGTGACGTTCGGATTGTTCTTAGCTAGAAAAGTGTCATTGGTGCGGACAGTGTTATACATTGTGGCTCAGTGCCTTGGTGCTATCTGCGGTTGCGGTCTGGTCAAAGCATTCCAAAGTTCTTACTACACCAG ATATGGAGGTGGAGCCAACGAGCTAGCTGACGGCTACAACAAAGGAACCGGACTCGGTGCGGAGATCATCGGAACATTTGTCCTAGTCTACACCGTTTTCTCGGCCACAGATCCCAAGCGAAGTGCACGTGACTCTCACATTCCAGTTTTGGCGCCACTTCCCATTGGGTTTGCCGTCTTCATGGTTCACTTAGCCACCATTCCCATCACCGGAACAGGAATCAACCCGGCCCGTAGCTTGGGAGCTGCAGTTATCTACAACCAAGAAAAGGCCTGGGATGACCAA TGGATTTTTTGGGTGGGACCAATGATCGGAGCAGCAGCAGCTGCGTTATACCATCAGTTTGTTCTAAGAGCGGCTGGTATTAAAAGTCTTGGCTCCTTTAGGAGCTCTGCTTAA
- the LOC103845481 gene encoding 60S ribosomal protein L12-3, which produces MPPKLDPSQIVDVYVRVTGGEVGAASSLAPKIGPLGLAPKKIGEDIAKETAKEWKGLRVTVKLTVQNRQAKVTVVPSAAALVIKALKEPERDRKKVKNIKHNGNISFDDVIEIAKIMRPRSIAKELSGTVREILGTCVSVGCTVDGRDPKDLQEEIVSGDIEVPNE; this is translated from the coding sequence ATGCCGCCGAAGTTGGACCCATCTCAGATCGTCGACGTCTACGTCCGCGTCACCGGAGGCGAGGTCGGAGCAGCGAGTTCACTCGCCCCTAAGATCGGTCCACTCGGTCTCGCGCCCAAGAAGATCGGAGAAGACATCGCCAAGGAGACGGCGAAAGAGTGGAAAGGCCTGAGAGTCACCGTCAAGCTCACCGTCCAGAATCGTCAAGCCAAGGTCACCGTCGTTCCCTCCGCCGCGGCTCTGGTCATCAAGGCCTTGAAGGAGCCCGAGAGAGACCGCAAGAAGGTGAAGAACATCAAACACAACGGGAACATCTCGTTTGATGACGTCATCGAGATCGCTAAGATCATGCGACCGAGGTCTATCGCCAAGGAGTTGAGCGGGACGGTGAGGGAGATCTTGGGGACTTGCGTCTCCGTGGGGTGCACGGTCGATGGGAGAGACCCGAAGGATCTTCAGGAGGAGATTGTCAGTGGAGACATTGAGGTTCCTAACGAGTGA